A region of Pyxidicoccus parkwaysis DNA encodes the following proteins:
- a CDS encoding molybdopterin molybdotransferase MoeA — MPLTSLSTARQVALDAIAPAEAERVSLLDAHGRFLAAGVSATRSLPGCDNSAMDGWAVRAEETRGVNRDRPARLRIVDTVYAGALPSRSLQPGEAARIFTGAPIPSGADAVIRQEAARASDDGLHVEVFITVPPGHDIRRAGEEVTAGTALFVPGQRVGAAVLGVLASMGETTASVRPPPRVAVLATGDELVPPGMPALPHQVYESNLILVAALAREAGADVRHLDRARDDEGALRDAISRLAPQVDVLITTGGASVGDKDHMKRVLAALGARFHVDGVALKPGKPVAVARLGDTAVVVLPGNPGAATVAFDQFARPLLLKRQGVLETRRRVRARLSEARHKQAGLTYLITAALEYSGTGEPLARLRPQGAGQILQNVHGEGWAILPAGQADFAEGDIVDVELFHDSAYVAADSAPGAPA, encoded by the coding sequence ATGCCGCTCACGTCCCTCTCCACCGCCCGGCAGGTCGCGCTCGACGCCATCGCCCCGGCGGAGGCCGAGCGCGTGTCACTGCTCGACGCGCACGGACGCTTCCTCGCGGCCGGTGTCTCCGCGACGCGCTCGCTGCCCGGCTGCGACAACTCCGCGATGGACGGCTGGGCCGTGCGCGCCGAGGAGACCCGAGGCGTCAATCGCGACCGGCCCGCGCGCCTGCGCATCGTCGACACCGTGTACGCGGGCGCGCTTCCCTCCCGCTCGCTCCAGCCCGGCGAGGCGGCCCGCATCTTCACCGGTGCACCGATTCCCTCCGGGGCCGATGCCGTCATCCGCCAGGAGGCCGCGCGCGCCAGTGACGATGGCCTCCACGTGGAGGTCTTCATCACCGTCCCGCCCGGTCACGACATCCGCCGCGCCGGAGAGGAAGTCACCGCCGGCACCGCTCTCTTCGTGCCGGGCCAGCGCGTGGGTGCCGCGGTGCTCGGCGTGCTCGCGTCGATGGGTGAGACGACCGCATCGGTGCGTCCCCCGCCTCGCGTGGCGGTGCTCGCCACGGGGGATGAGCTCGTTCCTCCGGGGATGCCCGCACTGCCCCACCAGGTCTACGAGAGCAACCTCATCCTCGTGGCCGCGCTCGCTCGCGAGGCCGGCGCCGACGTGCGCCACCTCGACCGTGCTCGAGACGACGAGGGTGCGCTTCGCGACGCAATCTCACGACTCGCTCCCCAGGTGGACGTGCTCATCACCACCGGCGGTGCTTCCGTCGGCGACAAGGACCACATGAAGCGCGTGCTGGCCGCGCTCGGTGCCCGCTTCCATGTGGACGGCGTCGCGCTCAAGCCCGGCAAGCCCGTGGCCGTGGCCCGCCTCGGAGACACCGCCGTCGTCGTACTGCCCGGCAACCCGGGCGCGGCCACCGTCGCGTTCGACCAGTTCGCTCGTCCACTGCTCCTCAAGCGCCAGGGCGTCCTCGAGACGCGCCGCCGCGTGCGCGCCCGCCTCTCCGAAGCGCGCCACAAGCAGGCCGGGCTCACGTACCTCATCACCGCCGCGCTGGAGTACTCCGGCACGGGCGAGCCCCTCGCGCGCCTCCGTCCCCAGGGCGCCGGACAGATTCTGCAGAACGTCCACGGCGAGGGCTGGGCCATCCTCCCCGCCGGCCAGGCCGACTTCGCCGAGGGCGACATCGTGGACGTGGAGCTGTTCCACGACTCCGCCTACGTCGCGGCGGACTCCGCTCCTGGAGCGCCAGCATGA
- a CDS encoding DUF3817 domain-containing protein: MLKTSLGRFRAVALLEGLSFVILLFVAMPLKHLAGMPLAVRVVGLAHGLLFVLFLFTLMEVAIAYRWSFARVAGAFVSSLLPFGTFVLDARLRREESQAAVQPAP, translated from the coding sequence ATGCTCAAGACGTCACTTGGTCGTTTCCGCGCCGTGGCCCTGCTGGAGGGCCTGTCCTTCGTCATCCTCCTCTTCGTCGCGATGCCGCTGAAGCACCTCGCGGGGATGCCGCTGGCGGTGCGGGTGGTGGGGCTCGCGCACGGGCTGCTCTTCGTGCTGTTCCTCTTCACGCTCATGGAGGTGGCCATCGCGTACCGCTGGTCCTTCGCGCGTGTGGCGGGGGCCTTCGTCTCGTCGCTGTTGCCCTTCGGCACCTTCGTGCTCGACGCGCGGCTGCGACGCGAGGAGTCGCAGGCCGCCGTGCAGCCCGCGCCCTGA
- the fdhD gene encoding formate dehydrogenase accessory sulfurtransferase FdhD: MSPVPALSVVGWSGAGKTTLLTKLVSELSSRGLRVAAVKHSSDAHPLHRPGSDTARFQDSGAVLTGFATPSGVQLTTSDAPADALPPLLARFAGAVDLVLVEGWKDGPLPKLELWREDLGPPLAPSRPEVLALLTDSAARPSGLSPDVRILDRDDVRAVADLLLMHLRPGRRGPLPPMDSRGVTQRPVQRWNGATLSRAEDDDVAVEEPLEIRVSGDSIAITMRTPGQDRELATGFLFAEGILQSAEDLGTLAHCGRPGDEGWGNVLEVTPASGAILDVERVRSARRGTLTTSACGVCGRRSVEDLLAVCPPVPPGPQLRPDAVARATERLHDVQRTFARTGGVHAAAALDADGHVLAAYEDVGRHNAVDKVVGALVLSGVVRGARVARTPLTRQPSVLAVSGRVSFEIIQKAAMARIPVVAGVSAASSLAIELALRSGMTLTTFVRDGRFNVYTGAERLTSA, encoded by the coding sequence ATGAGCCCCGTGCCCGCGCTCAGCGTCGTCGGCTGGTCCGGCGCTGGAAAGACGACGCTGCTCACGAAGCTCGTCTCCGAGTTGTCCTCGCGAGGCCTGCGCGTGGCCGCGGTGAAGCACTCCTCGGACGCGCACCCGCTGCACCGCCCGGGCAGCGACACCGCGCGCTTCCAGGACTCCGGCGCCGTGCTCACCGGCTTCGCCACCCCGTCCGGCGTGCAGCTCACCACCAGCGACGCCCCCGCGGACGCCCTGCCTCCGCTGCTCGCGCGCTTCGCCGGTGCCGTGGACCTCGTCCTCGTCGAGGGCTGGAAGGACGGCCCGCTCCCCAAGCTCGAGCTCTGGCGCGAGGACCTCGGCCCACCGCTCGCCCCGTCCCGCCCGGAAGTCCTCGCCCTGCTCACGGACTCCGCCGCGCGGCCCAGCGGCCTCTCTCCCGACGTGCGCATCCTCGACCGGGACGACGTGCGCGCCGTCGCGGACCTCCTCCTCATGCATCTGCGCCCGGGCCGGCGCGGCCCGCTTCCTCCCATGGACTCGCGCGGCGTCACCCAGCGCCCCGTGCAGCGCTGGAACGGCGCCACCCTCTCCCGCGCCGAGGACGACGACGTCGCCGTCGAGGAGCCGCTCGAAATCCGCGTCAGCGGAGACTCCATCGCCATCACCATGCGCACCCCCGGCCAGGACCGCGAACTGGCCACGGGCTTCCTCTTCGCCGAGGGCATCCTCCAGAGCGCCGAGGACCTGGGCACGCTCGCCCACTGCGGCCGGCCCGGCGACGAGGGCTGGGGCAACGTGCTCGAAGTCACGCCCGCCTCCGGCGCCATCCTCGACGTGGAGCGCGTGCGCTCTGCCCGTCGCGGCACGCTCACCACCTCCGCCTGTGGCGTCTGCGGCCGGCGCAGCGTGGAGGACCTGCTCGCCGTCTGCCCGCCCGTGCCGCCCGGCCCCCAGCTCCGCCCCGACGCCGTGGCCCGCGCCACCGAGCGCCTCCACGACGTGCAGCGAACCTTCGCCCGCACCGGCGGAGTCCACGCCGCCGCCGCGCTCGACGCCGACGGCCACGTGCTCGCCGCCTATGAGGATGTCGGCCGCCACAACGCCGTGGACAAGGTGGTGGGCGCCCTCGTCCTCTCAGGAGTCGTACGCGGAGCCCGAGTCGCCCGCACCCCACTGACGCGTCAACCTAGCGTCCTCGCCGTCAGCGGACGCGTCAGCTTCGAAATCATCCAGAAGGCCGCCATGGCCCGAATCCCAGTCGTGGCAGGGGTTTCCGCGGCCAGCTCCCTCGCCATTGAACTGGCCCTGCGTTCCGGCATGACGCTGACTACGTTCGTCCGGGACGGCCGCTTCAACGTCTACACCGGAGCGGAGCGACTCACCTCCGCGTAA
- a CDS encoding TIGR02265 family protein, with protein MDRGKWETPEDVERELQSRLALVEASEGIRGMHFVAVLDTVRFLGGEQAVARIVEGGDFPADMDPSELYPVPPFMRLFFAAARLLAPQLGGVEEAMRQIGVQGTLAFINSMFGAEVRSQVGGEPKRLVEMLPEAYRMAINFGELQVEWTGPRAGRIHMRRIFTPVAYNEGMLEGALQAVGAQDIQVRGWQTSLLDSEYTLAWDS; from the coding sequence ATGGACCGCGGAAAGTGGGAGACGCCAGAGGACGTGGAGCGCGAGCTGCAGTCGCGGCTGGCCCTGGTCGAGGCTTCGGAGGGCATCCGTGGCATGCACTTCGTCGCGGTGCTCGACACCGTGCGCTTCCTCGGCGGCGAGCAGGCCGTGGCGCGCATCGTCGAGGGCGGCGACTTCCCGGCGGACATGGACCCGTCCGAGCTGTACCCCGTGCCGCCCTTCATGCGCCTGTTCTTCGCGGCGGCGCGGCTCTTGGCCCCGCAGCTCGGCGGCGTGGAGGAGGCGATGCGCCAGATTGGCGTGCAGGGCACGCTGGCCTTCATCAACTCCATGTTCGGCGCCGAGGTGCGCAGCCAGGTGGGCGGCGAGCCCAAGCGCCTCGTGGAGATGCTGCCCGAGGCCTACCGCATGGCCATCAACTTCGGCGAGCTGCAGGTGGAGTGGACCGGCCCGCGCGCCGGCCGCATCCACATGCGCCGCATCTTCACCCCCGTCGCGTACAACGAGGGCATGCTCGAAGGCGCGCTGCAGGCCGTGGGCGCGCAGGACATCCAGGTGCGCGGGTGGCAGACGTCGCTGCTCGACAGCGAGTACACGCTGGCCTGGGATAGCTGA
- a CDS encoding PQQ-dependent sugar dehydrogenase, which produces MFLHATLPALLLTALAQTPGPVSPSMQPRTELLKPASIEVKLDSLPKPFATQSASKSPDVIPVPADATLRVPEGFSVNLYAADLDQPRWMTLTPEGDVLVVESRNNRIHRLRDADGDGIAETRERFADAANGLNLPFGMAFSKTHFFVGNTNGVRRYPYQRGQRQLTGKGEEVTKLPGLGYNQHWTRNVRVAPDGKRLFVTVGSETNVDAEKSPRASVLVMGLDGSERQTFASGLRNPVGLDFHPRTGEPYVTVNERDGLGDDLVPDYFTRLKQGAFYGWPYAYLSPKNLDPRRMKNGKSEAPELAAKTVTPDVLFASHSAALGLTFYRGNAFPERYRTGAFVAFRGSWNRSEGTGYKIVYVPFDAQNRPTGAYEDFLTGFLVDGKGPTTWGRPVGLLELPDGSLLVTDDSNGRIYRVRYGGAAPK; this is translated from the coding sequence TTGTTCCTCCACGCGACGCTGCCCGCGCTGCTCCTCACCGCCCTCGCGCAGACACCGGGGCCCGTGTCCCCCTCCATGCAGCCGCGCACGGAGCTGCTGAAGCCCGCGAGCATCGAAGTGAAGCTCGATTCACTTCCCAAGCCCTTCGCCACACAGAGCGCGAGCAAGAGCCCGGACGTCATCCCCGTGCCCGCCGACGCCACCCTGCGCGTGCCCGAGGGCTTCTCCGTCAACCTCTACGCGGCGGACCTGGACCAGCCCCGGTGGATGACACTCACCCCCGAAGGCGACGTGCTGGTGGTGGAGAGCCGGAACAACCGCATCCACCGCCTGCGCGACGCGGACGGCGACGGCATCGCCGAGACGCGGGAGCGCTTCGCTGATGCCGCCAACGGACTCAACCTCCCCTTCGGCATGGCCTTCAGCAAGACGCACTTCTTCGTGGGCAACACCAACGGCGTGCGCCGCTATCCGTATCAGCGCGGCCAGCGCCAGCTCACCGGCAAGGGCGAGGAAGTCACCAAGCTGCCGGGCCTGGGCTACAACCAGCACTGGACGCGCAACGTGCGCGTGGCCCCGGACGGCAAGCGCCTCTTCGTCACCGTGGGCAGTGAGACCAACGTGGACGCAGAGAAGTCACCGCGCGCCTCCGTGCTCGTCATGGGGTTGGACGGCTCGGAGCGGCAGACCTTCGCCAGCGGCCTGCGCAACCCGGTGGGCCTGGACTTCCACCCACGCACCGGCGAGCCGTACGTCACCGTCAACGAGCGCGATGGCCTCGGTGATGACCTGGTGCCCGACTACTTCACCCGCTTGAAGCAGGGCGCCTTCTACGGCTGGCCCTACGCGTACCTCTCGCCGAAGAACCTGGACCCGCGCCGCATGAAGAACGGGAAGAGCGAGGCGCCCGAGCTCGCCGCGAAGACGGTGACGCCGGACGTGCTCTTCGCGTCGCACTCGGCGGCGCTGGGCCTCACCTTCTACCGGGGCAACGCCTTCCCCGAGCGCTACCGCACCGGCGCCTTCGTCGCCTTCCGCGGAAGCTGGAACCGCTCCGAGGGCACCGGCTACAAAATCGTCTACGTCCCCTTCGACGCGCAGAACCGTCCCACGGGCGCCTACGAGGACTTCCTCACCGGCTTCCTCGTGGACGGGAAGGGGCCCACCACGTGGGGCCGGCCCGTGGGCCTGCTGGAGCTGCCGGACGGGAGCCTGCTCGTGACGGATGACTCCAACGGCCGCATCTACCGCGTCCGCTACGGAGGGGCCGCGCCGAAGTAG
- the amrS gene encoding AmmeMemoRadiSam system radical SAM enzyme, with amino-acid sequence MSTAFPARWWHKLEDGRVQCDLCPRDCKLNEGQRGFCFVRQRVGEGMVLDTYGRSSGFCVDPIEKKPLNHFHPGSSVLSFGTAGCNLGCRFCQNWDISKSREQDTLADEASPEAIARHAARLGCRSVAFTYNDPVIFAEYAMDVADACHALGVETVAVTAGYIHAQPRRELYAKMDAANVDLKAFTEDFYRRITFAHLQPVLDTLEYLKHETRVWFEVTTLLIPGHNDSEAEVTRLSEWMMEHLGADVPLHFTAFHPDFKMLDVPATPPGTLRRARAIARRTGLHHVYTGNVHDTEGGTTLCAGCGTALIVRDWYRLLSYRVTPEGRCPDCGAEVPGRLDAAPGAFGARRVPVRIPSRATGA; translated from the coding sequence ATGAGCACCGCGTTTCCCGCTCGCTGGTGGCACAAGCTGGAGGACGGGCGAGTGCAGTGTGATTTGTGTCCGCGCGACTGCAAGCTGAACGAGGGGCAGCGCGGGTTCTGCTTCGTGCGCCAGCGCGTGGGCGAGGGGATGGTGCTGGACACGTACGGGCGCTCGTCGGGCTTCTGCGTGGACCCGATTGAGAAGAAGCCGCTCAATCACTTCCACCCGGGGAGCAGCGTGCTGTCGTTCGGTACGGCGGGCTGCAACCTGGGGTGTCGCTTCTGCCAGAACTGGGACATCTCCAAGTCGCGCGAGCAGGACACGCTGGCGGACGAGGCCTCGCCGGAGGCGATTGCGAGGCATGCGGCGCGGCTGGGGTGCCGGAGCGTGGCCTTCACGTACAACGACCCGGTCATCTTCGCCGAGTACGCGATGGACGTGGCGGATGCGTGCCATGCGCTCGGGGTGGAGACGGTGGCGGTGACGGCGGGCTACATCCACGCGCAGCCGCGGCGGGAGCTCTACGCGAAGATGGATGCGGCGAACGTGGACCTGAAGGCCTTCACGGAGGACTTCTACCGGCGAATCACGTTCGCGCACTTGCAGCCGGTGTTGGACACGCTGGAGTATTTGAAACACGAGACGCGTGTCTGGTTCGAGGTGACGACGCTGCTGATTCCGGGGCACAACGACTCGGAGGCGGAGGTGACGCGGCTGTCGGAGTGGATGATGGAGCACCTGGGCGCGGACGTGCCGCTGCACTTCACGGCGTTCCATCCGGACTTCAAGATGCTCGACGTGCCGGCGACACCGCCGGGGACGTTGCGCCGCGCGCGAGCGATTGCACGGCGCACGGGATTGCACCACGTGTACACGGGGAACGTGCACGACACGGAGGGAGGCACCACGCTGTGCGCGGGGTGCGGCACGGCGCTCATCGTGCGAGACTGGTACCGGTTGCTGTCCTATCGCGTGACACCGGAGGGACGGTGTCCGGACTGTGGAGCGGAGGTGCCCGGACGGCTCGACGCGGCACCGGGAGCGTTCGGGGCACGGCGGGTTCCGGTGCGGATTCCGTCGCGTGCAACGGGCGCCTGA
- the amrB gene encoding AmmeMemoRadiSam system protein B, whose protein sequence is MSRVRLPAAAGSFYPASPSALATEVDQWLEQVSVDAPERPSALVVPHAGYVYSGQVAATAYATLRAHRGRTSRVLLLGPCHFIPLKGLAYPDVDVLCTPLGEVRVDEDLRRRASALGQVTSSTEAHEAEHSLEVQLPFLQRVLGRFQVLPLVVGSARAEEVEAVLEALWDDDVLPVVSSDLSHYLPYKDAREADRETAERVLMLDGPLDAGSACGAAAISGLLLSARKRGLRPRLLDLRSSGDTAGRHDEVVGYGAFAFYPPTESSGTAS, encoded by the coding sequence ATGTCTCGTGTGCGACTTCCCGCCGCTGCGGGCTCCTTCTATCCCGCGAGCCCTTCCGCCCTGGCCACCGAGGTGGACCAGTGGTTGGAGCAGGTGTCTGTCGATGCTCCCGAGCGGCCCTCGGCGCTCGTCGTGCCGCACGCGGGCTATGTGTATTCAGGCCAGGTGGCGGCCACGGCCTACGCGACGCTGCGCGCGCATCGGGGCAGGACGTCGCGCGTGCTGCTCCTGGGGCCGTGCCATTTCATTCCGCTGAAGGGGCTCGCGTACCCGGACGTGGACGTGCTGTGCACACCGCTGGGCGAGGTGCGGGTGGACGAGGACCTGCGGCGGCGCGCTTCGGCGCTCGGACAGGTGACGTCCTCCACGGAGGCGCACGAGGCGGAGCACTCGCTGGAGGTGCAGCTGCCCTTCCTGCAGCGCGTGCTGGGACGCTTCCAGGTGCTCCCCCTGGTGGTGGGTAGCGCACGGGCCGAGGAGGTGGAGGCGGTGCTCGAAGCGCTCTGGGATGACGACGTGCTGCCCGTCGTCAGCTCGGACCTGTCGCATTACCTGCCGTACAAGGACGCTCGGGAGGCGGACCGCGAGACGGCCGAGCGGGTGCTCATGCTCGACGGGCCGCTGGACGCGGGCAGTGCCTGCGGCGCGGCGGCCATCAGCGGCTTGTTGCTCTCGGCCCGGAAGCGCGGCCTGCGTCCACGGCTGCTGGACCTGCGCAGCTCGGGAGACACGGCCGGCCGGCACGACGAAGTCGTGGGCTACGGCGCCTTCGCGTTCTACCCGCCCACGGAGAGCTCCGGCACCGCGTCCTGA
- the mobA gene encoding molybdenum cofactor guanylyltransferase has protein sequence MQPTGPEFPDVTLAIIAGGQGRRLSGVPKGLLSVDGRTVLERLLAQSRHFEDTLLVANVPEPYARFGLRTVADVVRDKGAPGGVHAAMTAARTTWVVAVACDMPFVSTEALRVLLGARSEAVDAVCFEVSGRLEPLLAAYRTELAATWGESLKEDPSLRQLLSRVRTRLLPEDTLRAVDPELRSLVNVNTPEDLARHGVTLPRG, from the coding sequence ATGCAACCCACCGGACCCGAGTTCCCCGACGTGACGCTGGCCATCATCGCGGGAGGCCAGGGCCGTCGGCTCTCCGGAGTGCCGAAGGGACTGTTGTCGGTGGACGGCCGCACGGTGCTGGAGCGGCTGTTGGCGCAGTCACGCCACTTCGAAGACACACTGCTGGTGGCGAACGTGCCGGAGCCCTATGCGCGCTTCGGATTGCGCACGGTGGCGGACGTGGTGCGGGACAAGGGGGCGCCGGGAGGAGTCCACGCGGCGATGACAGCGGCGCGCACGACGTGGGTGGTGGCGGTGGCGTGCGACATGCCGTTCGTTTCGACGGAGGCACTGCGCGTGCTGCTGGGCGCACGGAGCGAAGCGGTGGACGCGGTGTGCTTCGAGGTGTCGGGTCGGCTGGAGCCCTTGCTCGCGGCATACCGGACGGAGCTCGCGGCGACGTGGGGTGAGTCGCTGAAGGAGGACCCGTCGCTGCGCCAACTCCTGTCCCGTGTCCGCACGCGACTGTTGCCCGAGGACACCTTGCGCGCGGTGGACCCGGAGCTGCGCAGCCTGGTGAATGTGAACACGCCCGAGGACCTCGCGCGGCACGGTGTCACGCTGCCTCGCGGGTGA
- the epsZ gene encoding exopolysaccharide biosynthesis polyisoprenyl-phosphate hexose-1-phosphate transferase EpsZ — protein sequence METMSSATASAAVGAPENSSQVEGLTEVQGPKLAPGFAAKLNLTVDLALMSAVLVAAAWLGGQLTTESGWVVSGLVVTSLVTWIITGTALCLYDSRFADRSKLDHVALVSVTTLAVVTVLALGGMALPDRVSVTTVAPLLVIFWPVALLLRLFVFRPVAAQERPMDSVLIVGTGAMGRYTGEDLVSRGRRQVLGYVRFNDDTSSGELPARIMGSVDDLERILRNTAVDEVYIAGNTLKQGESMQAAIKLAERFGVPFALPAHSFRLDRARPIERRAVSDGFLHFAAVSPKPHQMAMKRLFDICVSAVALWMLLPLLAFVAAAVKLTSKGPIFFKQLRVGQNGKPFYMLKFRSMVVNAEELKEKLAALNEQTGPVFKMKNDPRITGIGRFIRKFSIDELPQFINVLRGEMSIVGPRPPVPTEVAKYETWQRRRLSVRPGLTCIWQVSGRNQISFEEWMYLDMQYIDHWSLTSDLTLLLQTVPVVLTGRGAS from the coding sequence GTGGAGACGATGAGCAGCGCAACGGCAAGTGCGGCGGTCGGGGCTCCTGAGAATTCCTCTCAGGTCGAGGGGTTGACGGAGGTCCAGGGGCCGAAGCTGGCTCCGGGCTTCGCGGCGAAGCTGAACCTCACGGTGGATCTGGCGTTGATGTCGGCGGTGCTCGTGGCCGCCGCGTGGCTCGGCGGGCAGCTCACGACCGAGTCCGGCTGGGTGGTATCCGGGCTGGTGGTGACGTCGCTGGTGACGTGGATCATCACCGGCACCGCGTTGTGTCTCTACGACTCCCGCTTCGCGGACCGCAGCAAGCTGGACCATGTGGCGCTCGTGTCCGTCACGACGCTGGCCGTGGTGACGGTGCTCGCCCTGGGTGGGATGGCGCTGCCGGACCGCGTGTCGGTGACGACCGTGGCCCCGCTGCTGGTCATCTTCTGGCCGGTGGCGCTGCTGCTCCGTTTGTTCGTCTTCCGTCCGGTGGCGGCGCAGGAGCGCCCCATGGACTCCGTCCTCATCGTCGGCACGGGCGCCATGGGCCGCTACACGGGCGAGGACCTGGTGAGCCGCGGCCGCCGCCAGGTGCTGGGCTACGTGCGCTTCAACGACGACACCAGCTCGGGCGAGCTGCCAGCGCGCATCATGGGCTCCGTGGATGACCTGGAGCGCATCCTCCGCAACACGGCGGTGGACGAGGTCTACATCGCGGGCAACACGCTGAAGCAGGGCGAGTCCATGCAGGCGGCCATCAAGCTGGCCGAGCGCTTCGGCGTGCCCTTCGCGCTGCCGGCGCACAGCTTCCGCCTGGACCGCGCGCGTCCCATCGAGCGCCGCGCGGTGTCCGACGGCTTCCTGCACTTCGCCGCGGTGAGCCCCAAGCCGCACCAGATGGCGATGAAGCGCCTGTTCGACATCTGCGTGTCCGCCGTGGCGCTGTGGATGCTGCTGCCGCTGCTCGCCTTCGTCGCGGCCGCGGTGAAGCTCACGTCGAAGGGCCCCATCTTCTTCAAGCAGCTGCGCGTAGGGCAGAACGGCAAGCCGTTCTACATGCTGAAGTTCCGCTCCATGGTGGTGAACGCCGAGGAGCTGAAGGAGAAGCTGGCGGCGCTGAACGAGCAGACGGGCCCGGTCTTCAAGATGAAGAACGACCCGCGCATCACCGGCATCGGCCGCTTCATCCGCAAGTTCTCCATCGACGAGCTGCCGCAGTTCATCAACGTGCTGCGCGGTGAGATGAGCATCGTCGGCCCGCGCCCGCCGGTGCCCACCGAGGTGGCCAAGTACGAGACGTGGCAGCGCCGCCGCCTCTCCGTGCGCCCGGGCCTCACCTGCATCTGGCAGGTCTCCGGCCGCAACCAGATTTCGTTCGAGGAGTGGATGTACCTGGACATGCAGTACATCGACCACTGGAGCCTCACGAGCGACCTCACGCTCCTGTTGCAGACGGTGCCCGTGGTCCTCACCGGTCGCGGCGCGAGCTAG